The Daucus carota subsp. sativus chromosome 7, DH1 v3.0, whole genome shotgun sequence genome window below encodes:
- the LOC108196441 gene encoding uncharacterized protein LOC108196441, which produces MEQSHPGCDGGAEAIINLKPNSTISIAYHPLFGPHDDMILLELDEKILPDVLDQRISLRGQPDEDAVLCTQSKTYAVKFVGNSNSVLLIPPTDQFPHKSNIKKCTGEEVVASVIKVALGNMELVEIAPKVDKLKLLLSMNPLKLGELTETDDLDEMIDVDTGLYRWNDLTDMIQASDEELRTALNALSAVEINGYWRTVDDNYMDAILNILLQNSILNDWSLDALNEDEVVGVLVSDGFTQKIARHCLQVFGSKVEGDSLWRLDEQKVCVHFARGILKGGKMKMDNFMKEWERKVPERMNVNFDMLEGEVLTETLGIQTWVYAFSISSLPCDPAARFAALFNEHKKWEWRDLNPFIRDLSVPGLSSDALLLKYTRRSQPTPDSEPVFTMR; this is translated from the exons ATGGAGCAATCCCACCCTGGTTGTGATGGAGGAGCAGAagcaataataaatttaaaacccAATTCAACAATCTCTATTGCTTATCACCCTCTTTTTGGTCCACATGATGATATGATTCTTCTTGAGTTGGATGAAAAGATTCTCCCTGATGTTCTCGACCAAAG GATAAGCTTAAGAGGCCAGCCAGATGAAGATGCGGTTCTTTGTACCCAGTCAAAGACCTATGCAGTAAAGTTTGTTGGAAACTCCAACTCTGTATTACTTATACCCCCCACTGATCAGTTTCCCCATAAAagcaatattaaaaaatgtacGGGTGAAGAAGTTGTCGCATCGGTCATCAAAGTGGCACTAGGCAACATGGAGCTGGTTGAGATTGCTCCTAAAGTAGATAAGCTAAAATTGCTGTTGTCCATGAATCCACTCAAATTAGGTGAGTTGACTGAAACAGATGATCTGGATGAGATGATTGACGTTGACACAGGATTGTATAGATGGAATGATCTTACTGACATGATACAAGCTAGTGATGAGGAATTGAGGACAGCATTAAATGCTTTATCCGCAGTTGAGATTAATGGATACTGGAGAACTGTGGATGATAATTATATGGATGCAATTCTTAATATTCTTTTGCAAAATTCTATATTAAATGATTGGTCCTTGGATGCTCTTAATGAAGATGAAGTTGTGGGTGTTCTGGTATCAGACGGGTTTACTCAAAAAATTGCCCGCCACTGTTTGCAAGTCTTTGGTTCAAAGGTGGAGGGGGACAGTTTGTGGAGGTTGGATGAACAAAAGGTGTGTGTGCATTTCGCTAGAGGAATTTTGAAAGGAGGAAAAATGAAGATGGATAATTTCATGAAGGAGTGGGAACGGAAAGTTCCTGAGCGAATGAATGTGAACTTTGACATGTTGGAAGGTGAAGTTCTAACAGAAACACTTGGAATTCAGACATGGGTATATGCTTTCAGTATATCATCTCTACCATGTGACCCTGCTGCACGTTTCGCTGCACTTTTCAATGAGCACAAAAAATGGGAGTGGAGGGATCTAAACCCTTTTATCAG GGACCTGAGTGTTCCCGGACTTTCTTCGGACGCTTTGCTTCTGAAATACACTCGAAGAAGTCAGCCGACACCAGACTCAGAGCCAGTTTTCACTATGAGATAG
- the LOC108196440 gene encoding protein NRT1/ PTR FAMILY 7.2 isoform X1, giving the protein MLLSSLARLVSFLVFHSSSLYIYFYPDVHRNMGKEIVKKKKEECTLDGSVDRHGSPSVRSSSGNWFAAILILVNQGFATLAFFGVGVNLVLFLTRVMGQDNAEAANNVSKWTGTVYIFSLLGAFLSDSYWGRYKTCAIFQSIFVVGLVSLSVSSYIFLVRPNGCGDEHVACGSHSKFAVLIFYVSIYLIALGNGGYQPNIATFGADQFDEDHPKEGIAKVAFFSYFYLALNLGSLFSNTILGYFQDKGMWGLGFWASAGSAVVALVLFLVGTPKYRHFAPQGNPLSRFSQVLVAAVRNWTVKTPPNGEELYEVYGKESSTNGERKILHTNGFKFLDKAAVITSKEENLNNVNDDVQDIDPWRLCTVTQVEEVKCILRLLPIWLCTILYSVIFTQMASLFVEQGAVMKTTVSTFHIPPASMSSFDILSVATFIFIYRRVLDPLVARFKKSSGSKGLTELQRMGIGLIIAIMAMIAAGTVELFRLQYAKNSGSLSIFWQIPQYVLIGASEVFMYVGQLEFFNDQTPDGLKSFGSALCMTSISLGNYVSSLLVTIVMRFSKNEKMPGWIPGNLNKGHLDRFFFLLAALTAADFIVYLICAKWYKYIKVEGRNGGTNRGEDNDLRV; this is encoded by the exons ATGCTGCTGTCTTCTCTAGCTCGACTTGTCTCTTTCCTCGTCTTCCACAGCTCAAGTCTCTATATATACTTCTACCCGGACGTGCAT AGAAACATGGGAAAGGAGAtagtgaagaagaagaaagaagaatgtACACTCGACGGTTCAGTTGATCGACACGGCAGTCCTTCTGTCCGCAGCTCATCTGGGAACTGGTTTGCTGCTATTCTCATTCTTG TGAACCAAGGGTTTGCCACGTTGGCATTCTTTGGCGTAGGAGTGAACCTGGTCTTGTTCTTGACTAGAGTCATGGGACAAGACAATGCGGAAGCTGCTAACAATGTCAGCAAATGGACTGGCACTGTGTACATCTTCTCTCTGCTTGGTGCTTTTCTCAGCGATTCCTATTGGGGTCGCTACAAAACTTGTGCCATTTTTCAGTCCATTTTCGTCGTT GGTTTGGTATCGTTGTCGGTGTCATCTTACATCTTCTTAGTTAGGCCTAATGGATGTGGCGATGAACACGTGGCGTGTGGGAGTCATTCCAAGTTCGCGGTCTTGATATTTTATGTCTCGATATACCTGATTGCTCTTGGAAATGGGGGGTACCAGCCGAACATTGCTACATTTGGGGCTGATCAGTTTGATGAGGATCATCCAAAGGAAGGGATCGCGAAGGTGGCGTTCTTTAGCTACTTCTACTTGGCCTTGAACCTTGGCTCTCTGTTTTCAAATACAATACTAGGCTATTTTCAGGACAAGGGAATGTGGGGGTTAGGATTTTGGGCGTCTGCTGGTTCTGCAGTTGTGGCATTGGTCTTGTTTCTTGTTGGTACCCCAAAATATCGACATTTTGCTCCTCAAGGGAATCCGCTTTCAAGATTTTCTCAGGTTCTTGTCGCGGCTGTTAGGAATTGGACTGTTAAGACTCCACCAAACGGAGAGGAGCTTTATGAAGTTTATGGAAAGGAGTCGTCGACTAATGGGGAAAGAAAAATACTCCATACGAACGGATTCAA ATTCTTGGATAAAGCAGCAGTTATCACGTCGAAGGAAGAAAATCTGAATAATGTGAATGATGATGTTCAAGATATTGATCCGTGGCGCCTTTGCACTGTGACACAAGTGGAAGAAGTAAAATGCATTCTAAGGCTTCTTCCAATCTGGCTCTGTACCATTCTATACTCTGTCATTTTTACTCAAATGGCCTCGCTTTTCGTTGAACAAGGAGCTGTGATGAAAACCACAGTCTCAACGTTTCACATTCCTCCAGCAAGCATGTCAAGCTTTGATATCCTTAGTGTGGCAACCTTCATTTTTATCTACAGGCGTGTTTTGGATCCCCTTGTAGCACGTTTCAAGAAGTCCTCGGGCTCCAAAGGGTTAACGGAGCTGCAAAGAATGGGAATCGGGCTTATTATAGCAATCATGGCGATGATTGCAGCTGGAACAGTTGAGCTTTTCAGGTTACAATACGCGAAGAACTCAGGATCTTTAAGCATTTTCTGGCAGATTCCTCAATACGTACTCATTGGAGCATCCGAAGTGTTCATGTATGTCGGACAACTGGAGTTTTTCAATGATCAAACACCAGATGGTCTGAAGAGCTTCGGAAGTGCACTTTGTATGACATCAATTTCACTAGGAAACTACGTGAGTTCTCTGCTAGTGACGATAGTCATGAGATTTTCTAAAAATGAGAAAATGCCTGGATGGATTCCGGGGAATCTGAACAAAGGGCATTTGGATCGATTCTTCTTTCTGTTAGCCGCGTTGACAGCTGCTGATTTCATTGTGTATCTCATTTGTGCTAAATGGTACAAGTATATCAAGGTTGAAGGAAGGAATGGAGGAACTAACAGAGGCGAAGACAATGATTTACGAGTATAA
- the LOC108196440 gene encoding protein NRT1/ PTR FAMILY 7.3 isoform X2, whose translation MACLNVVKMRNMGKEIVKKKKEECTLDGSVDRHGSPSVRSSSGNWFAAILILVNQGFATLAFFGVGVNLVLFLTRVMGQDNAEAANNVSKWTGTVYIFSLLGAFLSDSYWGRYKTCAIFQSIFVVGLVSLSVSSYIFLVRPNGCGDEHVACGSHSKFAVLIFYVSIYLIALGNGGYQPNIATFGADQFDEDHPKEGIAKVAFFSYFYLALNLGSLFSNTILGYFQDKGMWGLGFWASAGSAVVALVLFLVGTPKYRHFAPQGNPLSRFSQVLVAAVRNWTVKTPPNGEELYEVYGKESSTNGERKILHTNGFKFLDKAAVITSKEENLNNVNDDVQDIDPWRLCTVTQVEEVKCILRLLPIWLCTILYSVIFTQMASLFVEQGAVMKTTVSTFHIPPASMSSFDILSVATFIFIYRRVLDPLVARFKKSSGSKGLTELQRMGIGLIIAIMAMIAAGTVELFRLQYAKNSGSLSIFWQIPQYVLIGASEVFMYVGQLEFFNDQTPDGLKSFGSALCMTSISLGNYVSSLLVTIVMRFSKNEKMPGWIPGNLNKGHLDRFFFLLAALTAADFIVYLICAKWYKYIKVEGRNGGTNRGEDNDLRV comes from the exons ATGGCTTGCTTGAATGTTGTTAAAATG AGAAACATGGGAAAGGAGAtagtgaagaagaagaaagaagaatgtACACTCGACGGTTCAGTTGATCGACACGGCAGTCCTTCTGTCCGCAGCTCATCTGGGAACTGGTTTGCTGCTATTCTCATTCTTG TGAACCAAGGGTTTGCCACGTTGGCATTCTTTGGCGTAGGAGTGAACCTGGTCTTGTTCTTGACTAGAGTCATGGGACAAGACAATGCGGAAGCTGCTAACAATGTCAGCAAATGGACTGGCACTGTGTACATCTTCTCTCTGCTTGGTGCTTTTCTCAGCGATTCCTATTGGGGTCGCTACAAAACTTGTGCCATTTTTCAGTCCATTTTCGTCGTT GGTTTGGTATCGTTGTCGGTGTCATCTTACATCTTCTTAGTTAGGCCTAATGGATGTGGCGATGAACACGTGGCGTGTGGGAGTCATTCCAAGTTCGCGGTCTTGATATTTTATGTCTCGATATACCTGATTGCTCTTGGAAATGGGGGGTACCAGCCGAACATTGCTACATTTGGGGCTGATCAGTTTGATGAGGATCATCCAAAGGAAGGGATCGCGAAGGTGGCGTTCTTTAGCTACTTCTACTTGGCCTTGAACCTTGGCTCTCTGTTTTCAAATACAATACTAGGCTATTTTCAGGACAAGGGAATGTGGGGGTTAGGATTTTGGGCGTCTGCTGGTTCTGCAGTTGTGGCATTGGTCTTGTTTCTTGTTGGTACCCCAAAATATCGACATTTTGCTCCTCAAGGGAATCCGCTTTCAAGATTTTCTCAGGTTCTTGTCGCGGCTGTTAGGAATTGGACTGTTAAGACTCCACCAAACGGAGAGGAGCTTTATGAAGTTTATGGAAAGGAGTCGTCGACTAATGGGGAAAGAAAAATACTCCATACGAACGGATTCAA ATTCTTGGATAAAGCAGCAGTTATCACGTCGAAGGAAGAAAATCTGAATAATGTGAATGATGATGTTCAAGATATTGATCCGTGGCGCCTTTGCACTGTGACACAAGTGGAAGAAGTAAAATGCATTCTAAGGCTTCTTCCAATCTGGCTCTGTACCATTCTATACTCTGTCATTTTTACTCAAATGGCCTCGCTTTTCGTTGAACAAGGAGCTGTGATGAAAACCACAGTCTCAACGTTTCACATTCCTCCAGCAAGCATGTCAAGCTTTGATATCCTTAGTGTGGCAACCTTCATTTTTATCTACAGGCGTGTTTTGGATCCCCTTGTAGCACGTTTCAAGAAGTCCTCGGGCTCCAAAGGGTTAACGGAGCTGCAAAGAATGGGAATCGGGCTTATTATAGCAATCATGGCGATGATTGCAGCTGGAACAGTTGAGCTTTTCAGGTTACAATACGCGAAGAACTCAGGATCTTTAAGCATTTTCTGGCAGATTCCTCAATACGTACTCATTGGAGCATCCGAAGTGTTCATGTATGTCGGACAACTGGAGTTTTTCAATGATCAAACACCAGATGGTCTGAAGAGCTTCGGAAGTGCACTTTGTATGACATCAATTTCACTAGGAAACTACGTGAGTTCTCTGCTAGTGACGATAGTCATGAGATTTTCTAAAAATGAGAAAATGCCTGGATGGATTCCGGGGAATCTGAACAAAGGGCATTTGGATCGATTCTTCTTTCTGTTAGCCGCGTTGACAGCTGCTGATTTCATTGTGTATCTCATTTGTGCTAAATGGTACAAGTATATCAAGGTTGAAGGAAGGAATGGAGGAACTAACAGAGGCGAAGACAATGATTTACGAGTATAA